TCCTTGTCCTTGAAGGCTTGTAAAACAGTCACCAATTCGTCATAGGTTTCGGGCATCTTCAAGCCAAGATTATCCAACCATTTCTTATTAATAAAGAGTTGGTTGCCGACGATTGGCCGCATTGGCAATTTCTTAGGCAGGCTGTAAATATGACCATCTGGGTTGGTCACCATGGCTTTTAATTTCGGTTCTTTTTCAAAGGCCTTGTTCAAGTTTGGCATATTATCCTTGATCAAGTCTTCCAATGGAATGAACATGTTTTGATTCTGAGCAATTTCAGAATCTGTGAAGGCATTGGATCCCAAGAATGCGTCTGGTAAATCTCCACTGGCAACAAGAACAGATTTCTTATCCGACCAGTCTGCAGCCACCATGGTATCCCATTTGATCTTGATACCTGATTCCTTGGCTGAATCATCTAGAAAACCTTTGTGATAGTCTTCCCCCCAATCCGACCAACGAACGGTCGTGATCTTGAAGATGTTTCCATCATTCTTGTCATTGCTTGATTTATTTGTGGAAGCTCCACAAGCCGTCAAGCCAGCTAAAGCAGCTGCTCCAAGGAGCAGATAGGCAAATTTCCTGTTTTTCATGATCTTCTCCTATTCTTTCAAGGCCCCTATCATGACACCTTGATTAAAGTATTTTTGGACGAATGGATACAGCATCATAATCGGTGCTGTTGAGATAACGATGGCTGCATATTTCATCATATCAGCCTTAATACGGAGGTCAGAAGCTACCTCCCCTGTTGCTTGCGATTGCAACATTTGATTACTAATTAAGAGACGGCGCAGGATCAGTTGTAGGGGTTGAAGATTTTCATTGGTCAAATAAATCAGGGCATTGAACCAAGAATTCCAGATCCCTACTGCTGTCCAAAGTCCAATAACGGCAATAATAGCCTTGGACAAGGGGAGCACGATCTTTCTGAAGTAATGAATGGTTCCGCAACCATCGATCTGGGCGGCTTCCCACATCCCTTCTGGAATACTATTGTTAAAGAAAGTTCGAGCTACAACGATATTGTAAGGAGATACTGCAAACGGTACGACCATTACCCAGAAGGTGTCGACCAAACCCAATTGTTTCACTGTCAAATAAATGGGAATCAAGCCCCCAGAGACAAACATGGGAACGATAAAGAAAACACTGACCCATTTCTTAGCAAAGAGGTCCTTTCGCGACAAGGCGTAACCAGCCGGGATATTAATGACCAGGGCAACGATGGTCCCTACAACCGTGTAGAGGATGGTGTTGAGATAGCTCTTTAGAAACAAAGGCTGCTCAATCAAGCGTTGATAGCCGTCTAGTCGCCATTCCCTCGGGATAAACCAAACCTTACCAGTTGCTACATCAGACGGATTACTGAAGGAGGCAATAATGACAAACCACAAAGGGTAGACAATCAACAGAATCAAGCAAATCGCTAGACCATAGATAAAAATATCAAAGAGGATTTCTGACTTGGTCTTTCTCGCATGTTGAAATAATTTCACAATTTCTCCTCCTTCCTAGAACAATCCCGTCTTGGTATAGCGTTTCGCAAACCAGTTGACCGACAGTAAGATGATCAAGTTAACCAAGGTATTAAAGAGACCGATCGCTGTCGAGTAACTATATTGAAAATTAATCATCCCCACTTTGTAGACATAGGTCGAAATGATTTCACTTCCTGCCAGATTGAGTGGATTTTGCAAGAGCAAGACCTTTTCAAAACCAACACTGAGTAGGCTTCCTGCTCTGAGAATCAAGAGAATCATCGCCGTTGGTAACAGTAAGGGTAAGTCAATATGACGGATCTTTTGCAATCGACTCGCCCCGTCCATAGTCGCTGCTTCATAAAAGGTCGGATCAATGGCTGATAAAGCGGCTAGATAGATGATACTATCCCAACCGATATGTTGCCAGACATCACTCCAGACATAGACACCTGCAAAGCTACCCGGTTTGGATAAGAGAGCAGGCATCTTTAAGCCGACCAATTTGAGGACATTGGCTAACAGTCCACTACTTGGAGAGAGAAAAAGAATAATCATCCCACACATGACCATGGTCGAGATAAAATGAGGCAAATAAGTTGTTACTTGAAAGATTTTTTTGAACTTGCCCACACGAATCTGGTTGCAAATGATGGCTAGAACAATCGGCAAGGGAAAACCAACCAGAATACTGTAAATAGAAATTTTCAAGGTATTCTTCATGGTTGTTGCAAATTGGAAGGATGAGAAGAACTGGTTAAAATACTTGAGACCAGCCCAAGGACTTCCAAATATCCCAGTAGCGGGAGAGTAATCTTTAAAAGCGATGACTAGACCCGCCATAGGGATATAGGCAAATAAAATCAATAAAATAATCGATGGCAGGAGCAGCACATATAAAGGAATATTTTTCTTAAATTTGCTCTGCTTCGCATTTACTTCGCTTTTCATAAGGCCCTCCTTTTCTTTCTCCTCTATTTTATAGGAATCCTTTCCATCTTTATAGAACTTTTTCGTGCATCTTCATTCACTTTTCCGTTTTCTCCACACAAAAACATGCACTTTCCCGATTTTTTTTACTTTACTATCGGTTTTGTTCATGAATCCGTTTTCAAATAGTGCTATAATATATGTGAGGTGCTCATTATGAAAGCTATTCACAGAAGTACACGAGATCACTCGATTCAATTTTTTTCGCGCCTACTCTTTCTCCTCTTAGTTGTCAATACCTTGATCAACCTTTTGATTGGTGGGATTAGCCGAAATTTTATTAAACACCAAAATATGCTCCATTTAGAGGACTCGATTCATATCTATGCGGATTCCTTAAATACAGAGCTTCACTCCGTTGAGCGTTTTATGTACAGTACCATTAGTCACAACGACTATTTGACAGAGCTCAATACTCCGCTTGATTTCACAAATTTTCATGAAAATCTAAAAAAACTGCGGATTGATTTCACGGAGTTTCAGTACCAGATGGATAGCCCCATTACCTTTTTCATAGAGACAAAAGATATCCCACATTTTTTCAACGCTTCCAGTCTTCAACTGCCCTACCTGGACTATGTACAATTGAAAGATCATCTTAAAACCTATGACAAAGAAACAGACAAGACCCGTCAAAAATGGCAACGAATCAGCCTGAACCAGCATGATTATCTCTTGAAATCCCTTCATTACAAGGGCAAGGCTATCTATGCCATCATTTCTACCCAGGATATTTTAAGACCCTTGCAAAAGCTCAATATTGGAAAAAAAGGGCGCTTATCCATCGAACGCCCCAATCAGATCCATGCTACAGATTCCGTTATTCAAGCCGGTAGCAATCAAACCCACCTGCCTTTTGATCTGTATGTGACGGTCGATTACGGGGACGTTTTCCGTACAAATATCGTACTTGAAACCCTTCTCTCCTTGGTCCCTTTGATCATCGCCGTTCTCTCTACCATTCTGATCCTTTATATTCGTCAACGGATGATCCAACCGATGAAACGACTCACCCAACGCCTTTCTCAGCTAGACGCTGCTTCCACCAAGCTAGATGTGATCGAAGACCAAGGGATCTTAGAGATCGATCAGGCCAATCACAAGCTCAATCAGGTCCTGATCCATATGAAAGACCTTCAAATTCGAGCCTACCACGCGCAACTCAACCTCAAAAAAGTCGAACTCAATTACCTCAAAAATCAAGTTCGACCCCATTTTTACCTCAACATGCTTTCCATGATTCACAGCATGCTGCAGACCAAGGACTATAAGGAAATCGAGGAGTTGACCAAGGTGACTTCCAACTACTTGCGTCACCTCTTTCAAGCTAACCAAGATTTCAATCGCTTAGTAGATGAAATCCAACATATCCGAAATTACCTAGAAATCCAAAAAATCCGCTATGGGGACAGCATCCACTTTGACCTGGACTGGGATCCTCATCTGAAAGATGCGGCTATTCCCCCTCTGCTTTTACAAACCTTTGTGGAAAATGCCATCAAACACGGCTTTTCTTTCCAAGATTCCTTCCACATTCAGCTTTCCATTCATGAAGAAGCAAACCAACATCTTGCCATTTCTCTTCAGGATAATGGTCCTGGTTTTAGCTCCGCTATCTTACAAGATCTAGAAGAGAAAAAATCCTTAGTCACTGAAGATGGCCACCACATTGGTTTGACCAATGCACGGGAGCGACTAGATCTCCTCTATCCAGATCACTACACGCTTCAATTTTCAAATGGATCCCAAGGAGGTGCCCGCATCCAACTGAGCCTTCCTTATGAACCCTACAAAGGAGACACACATGAATATCCTACTCGTTGACGATGATCGTTTTATCATTAAAGCCCTACAGGAAACCATCCATTGGGAAGCCTTGGGCATTGAGCAGGTATATACTGCCTCCAGTCTGAGCCAAGCCCAAGCCATCATTCAAAGTCACCCAATCGCGCTCATGATCAGTGATATCGAGATGCCACAAGGCAGTGGGCTAGATCTCTTAGCCTGGGTCCGGTCAGAAAAATATGATATTCAAACGATCTTCCTCACAAATTATGCTGATTTCAATTATGCTCAAAAAGCCATTGAACTCCAAAGTTTTGAATACTACCTTAAACCGATTGACCCCGACCGCTTAGAATTTATCATTCAAAAAGCCCTCAATAAGATCAAGCGCCACAAGAGTGCGACCCAATTAGCCCAGCAAGGGCAAAAAGAAGCTGAATTTTGGCATGACTACTTGCGAAAACCGCGTCCATCTCAAGCAGAACAGCTCCTTCAAGAAGTGACAAAACGGGGTTATAGTCCCAAACCACATGAAGGCTACCTCTTGGTCCTCATCACTCTCCACTTAGTTGAAGAAGACTTTCACCCCAGTGTCCCTTCTTGGCGCTTGCAACTCCGCCATTGTATCAAGGATCTCTCCCTAGATTTCCCTGTCCACTACTGCGCCCTCAGTAAAATCGAAAGCCAGACCGATCGCTACCTCTGCCTCTTCAAAAAGAATCAGACTACAGAGTGTGCAGACTTCCTAAAGGCTATCCAGCAGAAGATCCAGCAAGACTTAGACCGATCCTCTATCCTTCTCTATTCAGACGCCATTTCCCTTGAGACGCTCTTGATAAAGGCTCTGCAACTCTGCCAATACAGTGAAGAACAAGTCTTCCATTGGAAGAGTATCCACTCCTATGCTTCTTTGGGTCCAGCACTTCAAAAGCCTGCTCATCGGACATCGCTCACTTTTACAAATCAACTAGAGACAGAACAGCTCCTCCAAATTATCCATAGCTTAGAGACTCAAGATCGCATCCCGCTTTCAGCTCTGAGTGAACTCCAGCTAGACTGGACCCAGCAAATTGGGATTTATCTGGATAAGAACGGCATTCTCGCCCACAAGTTATTTCAAAACAAACACCATCAATTTCTATTCGAACGGCGGTTTCATGCCATCGAAGCTTTTGAAGCCTATATCGGGGATTACTGGAGCTCTGCTCGCCATTATGTGATCGATCTAGAACACCAATCCAATCTCATCCAGCGGATCACTGACTACATCGATCACCATTACAAGGAGGATATCAGTCGCACCAAGCTGGCAGAGATGGTTTTTCTTAGTCCAGATCATCTAGCACGGATGTTTAAGCGCGACACCGGCGAAACCCTGGTGAAATACATCACCGATAAACGGATGGCCGCCGCAAAAGAGATGCTATCGCAAAGCGATACCCCCATTTACCAAGTCGCTCTCCAGGTGGGCTATGACAACTACTCCTACTTTACAAAGGCTTTTAAACAAAAGGTCGGCCTCTCCCCAGGAGATTACCGCAAGCAATGCCAAGAAGCCTTTTAAAACAAGAAAAAAACCTTTGAAAAAAGATTTCTTTTCAAAGGTTTTATTTTCTTTTCTTATTGATTTCTTTTTCAATGGCACTAGCAATCTTCTCCACCATATAGGCCGTCTGGAGATTGCGCAATATCAAGAGGGCCCAAAAACATGCAAAGAGCATTTGACCCGCCATGGTCGCTTCATTGAAAAAATAAGTCTCCATAGCAGTAAAGACTGCTATCACTGCAAATTGTTTTCTATTCATAAAATTATTTTACCATGATTCAGTAAAAAATTCATGTATTAATCGTCTTGCAGGGTGATTTTATCGGATAAAAAGTGAAATTCCTCAGGGATGACACTTTCCTCTTCTTCTACCACTTCTGCTTTTTGTCCACGCGCCTTAGCCGAAAACTCTGCCCGAATTTGGGTCCATTCTTCCATCGAAACCGCTAAAATCTCTGGCGAGAAACCGGCTGCATTGCTGAGGATATTTCCAAACATGGTATTGAGGTTGTCCCGCTTCATGGTCTGTTCAGCATTAAAGGCAGACTCAAAGGCTAAAATAGCGTGATTTTCATTGGCAGCAACCGGCTGGGATCCGATTAAGAGAGCCTTATCCGCACCTGCCAAGCTCTCGATGATTTCCCCCCAAGCGTTTTGAAGACGGATCAAGTTGGTCCGTGCCAACTCTGGGTTTTCGACCGCCTCTTGTAAAATCGCGTTGACCTTGTTTCGATCTGCCCGATAGCCCTTGCTCGACTTGGTTGGACGAGTTACAGCTGGTTTTGAAGCAGGAAGACTGCTACCTGCTTGCGCTAACTGTTGCTTGAGCTGAGCGACTTCCGTCTTCAAGTCTTCCAGCTGAGCCAGGACGTTGGAAGGAACCTCCACAGCCGCTGATTTAGAAACTTGGCCCGTGCTTTCAGCCAATTTAATGGTCATCATTTCAGTGTAGATACGCGGTTGCAGACTATTTTTGATGTCCGCCAGACTGGTCGTCGCCTGGTCAATCAGGGCAAAAAGACGGGCTTGATCGGCTTCAAGATTCGCCGCAAACAAGTCACTATTGTGGGTATTTTCTCCACCTGTCTGGACAATCAAGAGATCTCTCAGATATTGAAGTAAGTCCGTGACAAAGCGGGCCATATTCTTTCCGTTATCAAAGATAATCGCTAGCTGATCCAGCGCCGCTGTCGCATCATGAGCCAGGATGGCAGCCACATACTGATCGAGCGCAGCTAGGCTGATTGAGCCAGTAATCTCTTCAGCGATTGCTGTCGTCAACTCACTACCCGCAGTCAGACTCAGGGCTTGATCCAAAAAGGACAAGGCATCCCGCATCCCACCTTCAGCGCGCCGTGCGATGATCTGCACAGCATCTGCTTCATAGGCAATCTCTTCAGTAGCTAGGATATTTTCCAAATGGTGAACGATATCCGGCAGTTTGATGGATTTGAATTCAAAGCGTTGCACCCGTGACAGAATAGTGGCTGGAATCTTGTGTAACTCCGTTGTTGCAAGGATAAAGACCACGTTTTCCGTTGGCTCTTCCAGCGTCTTCAACAAGGCATTAAAGGCCCCTGTTGAGAGCATATGGACCTCATCGATAATGTAGACCTTGTGCTTGGCTAGACTTGGAGCATAGGTCGACTTGTCGCGAATATCGCGAATTTCATCGACCCCATTGTTGGAGGCTGCATCGATTTCGATAACATCTTCTAGACTCCCATTGGTGATGGATTCACAGATATAGCAGTCGTTACAAGGCTCCCCATTGACTTGATTAGGACAGTTCATAGCCTTAGCAAAGATCTTGGCCACACTGGTTTTCCCAGTACCACGAGGACCCGAAAAGAGATAGGCGTGGCTGATCTTCTCCTGCTCCACTGCCTGTCTCAATGTCCGTGCCACTACTTGCTGGCCGACCAATTGGCCAAAGGTCTGGCTACGGTATTTCCGATATAAAGCTTGATACATTAGTTCTTAACTCCAAACATCTTAAAGTCCCAGTTTGTCTTATCGATCAAGAGAGCGACAAACTCTTCCAAATACTCCTGATCCAGCTGATCGTAGTCAGAGACACATTCTGAGTCCAGGTCTAATACTCCAAGGAGCTGACCGTCCTTGACCATAGGCACCACAATCTCACTCATAGCCCGACTATCACAGGAAATATAGTTGGCATGTTGGCGGACATCATCGACAATCATGGTTTTCTGCTCTTGAGCTGCTTCTCCACAGACACCCTTTCCGAGAGCGATATGGACACAAGAAACACCTCCCTGAAAAGGTCCCAAGATCAATTCCGTTTGGTCATACAAATAAAAACCCGCAAAGACCGAACGAGGCAGGGCTTGATTTAAGAGCGCACTGGCATTGGACAGATTAGCCAAGGCATTGGTTTCTCCCATTAAGAGAGCATCTAATTGAGCCAGCAAGAGCTGGTATTGTGATTCTTTTTCCGAATGTTTCATACCTTCCATTATACCAAATCTTTGCCCAAAAATTAAGCTTCAAACAGCGAAAGAAAAGAGAGTGGGACAGAAATCGGTAATTCGTTAGAATTCGATTTCGTTGTCCCACCTCCGCACAATTGAGTAGGGCTGTAAAAGCTGATGAATTCAGCGTAGTAGAGCCCACTCAACCACTGCGTCTTGCTCGACAATCCAAAAATAATTGAGAGGCTAGGACTTTTGTCCCAGCCTCCATTATCTATTCATGCCGCCGATTGAAGTGAAAGACTTCAAAATATTGAATGGCCCGATAGATTAAAAAGATGGTCAAGATGATGGCCACCAGCCAAATCGTCTTTAGTCCATAAAACTGGATCAAGTAGGTCGAAAAGATGGCCCCACAGATGAAACTCCCGATCAGGCAGGTCATAAAGATGGCTTCCCAGAGGAATTTCATCTCCCTGTCTCTAACAAAATTTCCATAAGCTACCATGGTTTTCTTGAGATTTCCGGTCATAAAAGAGTGGTTGTAGGCATAGCTACCTACTTCTCCAAATGAGGTCGCTACGATTCCCAAACTCAGTCCAAAAAAAGGCACGATGAAGACATTTTTTACCGATGCTGGCAAAAATCCCGTCACCAAAGTTGTGAGGATATAGGGCACTAGGGTACTCAAGCGCCAGACTGAATTATCAATCAAGCGACGCAAGACCGTCATTAAAAAGATCCCCAGCATAAAGGCCAGCATCGTGGCTAACTTCACTTCTACATCTGAGATCTGCTGGCCGATCAAACCAACCGATAGAAAGACCACATTTCCCGTCTGGCCTGCCGCCAAGGTCCCACCCCGACAAATAAAGGTATAAGCATCTGAAAAACCAGCACACATGGTCAATAAACAAGCGAACGCCTTAGTCCGCGAATGAAACTCCCTTTTCATTTTCATTCTCCTTAGGAAAAAGAGGGAGTGGTAGAAAATATTTAAATAAACATTTCCCATACCACCCCCACAAAGTTGATCGAGAACTCTTCTGAGTCTTTTAGCGAATGAAGAGTCTCACCAACTACTGAGACATTCCGTAATTCCAACTATTGTTATAGGATTGGAGAGCGATTGCCCTCTTGCTCCCTATCTTTATTTTCCTTCACGCGCTTCGTTGAGGATTTTTTCAATCTTGGTTGTGATCAAGTCAATCGCAACTGTGTTGGTCACGCCCTCAGGAATGATCACGTCCGCATAACGCTTGGTTGGCTCGATGAACTGGTGGTACATCGGTTTTACTACACCAAGGTATTGCTCAATGACACTATCCAGACTCCGGCCACGCTCCTCCATATCGCGCTTGATCCGGCGAATGATCCGCACATCATCATCCGTATCAACGAAAATCTTGATGTCCATCAGGTCCCGAAGGCGCTTGTCTTCAAGAACTAAGATCCCTTCCACGATGAAGACATCCTGTGGTTCCTGACGATAGGTCTTGCTGCTGCGCGTATGTTCCGCATAGTCATAGGTTGGGATATCCACTGGACGACCTGCCAAGAGTTCATTGATCTGCGCAATCATCAAATCCGTATCAAAGGCAAAAGGATGGTCATAGTTGGTCTTGATCCGCTCCTCAAAGGTCAAATGACTTTGGTCCTTGTAATAAGAATCATGCTCAATCATGGCAATCTTTTCATTCGGGAAATTGGCCAAAATGGCACGAGACACACTGGTCTTTCCACCACCAGAGCCACCAGTAACACCAATAATAATAGGTCTATTTTGCATTTTCTACTCCATTACCTGTAGTCGCCTGAGAAGAAATAGACATCTCAGACATATCTTATCCATTTTACCATATTTTTTCCTAGACATGAATAGTTTTTCAGTCAGAAATTTGGAAACAAAAAGGACCTTGCGGTCCTTTGATTATTTCACTTTTTCTAGTTTTGCAGCAAATTCATTCCCACCACGTAAGACGAGTATATTTTTTCCACCATTGACAGGTACGAAACAATAATTTGAATTAGCTTGTATATAGACTTCCTTAGCGCTCTTCACTTGATAGCCTTCTGATTTCACCGCTTCTTGAATTACGTCAAATGTGTGTTCAATCTCTTCTTTAGAAGTCGTGTCTCCATCATACTTTTCTTGATCAGCTAGAGAATAGAATGCGTAAGCCTTGTTATCGTAATACTTATCACTTATAATTCCATGATCTGAAATCTGAACAGTTGTATTATCTCCTTCTGTCACATTCTTCCATTTTCCAACCATGGCCTTTGGTGTTTCAACCTTGTGATAGACCAAATTATCTTCAAAGTTTCCTTTGTATGACTTATAAGTTTTCAAGTCGAATAAATCATTTCTTAAAATAATATTGCTTCCGTCTTTTTGGAGCAAGTTATAGCGTGTGTTCCCACCAGACTTAATCACAACAATTTCTGTCGTCTTCAGGTTAAATTTCTTATCGACATCCGCAAGTGAATGCAAGTCTGTTGCATTTAACAAAGAAAGTGCTGTATTAAATTCTTTTTTCGCTTCATTCCCCTTGAGAACCTTTTTGATGGTCTCACCACCATTGACTTTTTGTTTCTTTCCACTTAGTTCATAAGTAACCGGACTAGAATCCGTATTTCTCAACCAAACCCCATCTAGACTTGGTCCACCTGAAAAGAAAAAGAACCAAGCAAGAGCAATCACTGCGACAAGTCCCGCAACTGCGACCCCAATCTTTGTTTGTTTATTGAAAGAAAATGTCAATTTTTTCGGTCTTGGCACAGGTTGCAAGGTTTTCGCAGATGGTTGTGGTTGGACAAAACCCGTCTGCTCTTGTGAAAGAGGTGCACTAGGTGCAACAGGTGCTTCTTGAGCAGGAACCTGCGCTTCAGTTATTGGTGTCGGTGTTTCTTTTCGCTCTACGACAAACTCCCCTTTTTCACGCGCTTCTTGAAATTCTTGCATACTTGGCTTACGACCATTGATCGCTTCAAAGTATTCAACCCAATCATTTTGATTCATCATATCCCCCTTATTGATTCATCATAAAAACTAACCATATTATACCACAAATTCATGGTCCATTTCGTGATTTTCAGAAAATAAAAGAAAAGGACCTTTTGGTCCATCTGATTTATTTCACTTTTTCCAATTTTTCGAATAGATGATAGCCCTCTGTGAAAACAAGGACTGTCTTCCCTCCATTTACAGGGACATAATAAAAATCAGATCCTAGTTGCTTGTACACGTCTTTCATACTAGTTAGCTGGTAATCTTGGGAATCCACCGCATCTTGAAGATCCTCAAAGACCTCATTCACTTTGTCAGCTGACTTTTCTTGATCAAACTTACTGGAAGGCATTTTTTGAAGCTCTTCTAGGGTATAAAAAGCCGTACCTTCGCTACTATCAAATTCACTATAAGTCAGAATACCACGATCATTTAATTCAAGATAATTGGTTTCGTCATCGTAAGAACGCTCAATTTTCCATTTTCCAAGGAGCACTTTTGGA
Above is a window of Streptococcus sp. LPB0220 DNA encoding:
- the dnaX gene encoding DNA polymerase III subunit gamma/tau, producing MYQALYRKYRSQTFGQLVGQQVVARTLRQAVEQEKISHAYLFSGPRGTGKTSVAKIFAKAMNCPNQVNGEPCNDCYICESITNGSLEDVIEIDAASNNGVDEIRDIRDKSTYAPSLAKHKVYIIDEVHMLSTGAFNALLKTLEEPTENVVFILATTELHKIPATILSRVQRFEFKSIKLPDIVHHLENILATEEIAYEADAVQIIARRAEGGMRDALSFLDQALSLTAGSELTTAIAEEITGSISLAALDQYVAAILAHDATAALDQLAIIFDNGKNMARFVTDLLQYLRDLLIVQTGGENTHNSDLFAANLEADQARLFALIDQATTSLADIKNSLQPRIYTEMMTIKLAESTGQVSKSAAVEVPSNVLAQLEDLKTEVAQLKQQLAQAGSSLPASKPAVTRPTKSSKGYRADRNKVNAILQEAVENPELARTNLIRLQNAWGEIIESLAGADKALLIGSQPVAANENHAILAFESAFNAEQTMKRDNLNTMFGNILSNAAGFSPEILAVSMEEWTQIRAEFSAKARGQKAEVVEEEESVIPEEFHFLSDKITLQDD
- a CDS encoding sensor histidine kinase, producing MKAIHRSTRDHSIQFFSRLLFLLLVVNTLINLLIGGISRNFIKHQNMLHLEDSIHIYADSLNTELHSVERFMYSTISHNDYLTELNTPLDFTNFHENLKKLRIDFTEFQYQMDSPITFFIETKDIPHFFNASSLQLPYLDYVQLKDHLKTYDKETDKTRQKWQRISLNQHDYLLKSLHYKGKAIYAIISTQDILRPLQKLNIGKKGRLSIERPNQIHATDSVIQAGSNQTHLPFDLYVTVDYGDVFRTNIVLETLLSLVPLIIAVLSTILILYIRQRMIQPMKRLTQRLSQLDAASTKLDVIEDQGILEIDQANHKLNQVLIHMKDLQIRAYHAQLNLKKVELNYLKNQVRPHFYLNMLSMIHSMLQTKDYKEIEELTKVTSNYLRHLFQANQDFNRLVDEIQHIRNYLEIQKIRYGDSIHFDLDWDPHLKDAAIPPLLLQTFVENAIKHGFSFQDSFHIQLSIHEEANQHLAISLQDNGPGFSSAILQDLEEKKSLVTEDGHHIGLTNARERLDLLYPDHYTLQFSNGSQGGARIQLSLPYEPYKGDTHEYPTR
- a CDS encoding GAF domain-containing protein, which produces MKHSEKESQYQLLLAQLDALLMGETNALANLSNASALLNQALPRSVFAGFYLYDQTELILGPFQGGVSCVHIALGKGVCGEAAQEQKTMIVDDVRQHANYISCDSRAMSEIVVPMVKDGQLLGVLDLDSECVSDYDQLDQEYLEEFVALLIDKTNWDFKMFGVKN
- a CDS encoding YoaK family protein, whose protein sequence is MKREFHSRTKAFACLLTMCAGFSDAYTFICRGGTLAAGQTGNVVFLSVGLIGQQISDVEVKLATMLAFMLGIFLMTVLRRLIDNSVWRLSTLVPYILTTLVTGFLPASVKNVFIVPFFGLSLGIVATSFGEVGSYAYNHSFMTGNLKKTMVAYGNFVRDREMKFLWEAIFMTCLIGSFICGAIFSTYLIQFYGLKTIWLVAIILTIFLIYRAIQYFEVFHFNRRHE
- a CDS encoding helix-turn-helix domain-containing protein — encoded protein: MNILLVDDDRFIIKALQETIHWEALGIEQVYTASSLSQAQAIIQSHPIALMISDIEMPQGSGLDLLAWVRSEKYDIQTIFLTNYADFNYAQKAIELQSFEYYLKPIDPDRLEFIIQKALNKIKRHKSATQLAQQGQKEAEFWHDYLRKPRPSQAEQLLQEVTKRGYSPKPHEGYLLVLITLHLVEEDFHPSVPSWRLQLRHCIKDLSLDFPVHYCALSKIESQTDRYLCLFKKNQTTECADFLKAIQQKIQQDLDRSSILLYSDAISLETLLIKALQLCQYSEEQVFHWKSIHSYASLGPALQKPAHRTSLTFTNQLETEQLLQIIHSLETQDRIPLSALSELQLDWTQQIGIYLDKNGILAHKLFQNKHHQFLFERRFHAIEAFEAYIGDYWSSARHYVIDLEHQSNLIQRITDYIDHHYKEDISRTKLAEMVFLSPDHLARMFKRDTGETLVKYITDKRMAAAKEMLSQSDTPIYQVALQVGYDNYSYFTKAFKQKVGLSPGDYRKQCQEAF
- a CDS encoding DUF3272 family protein, with product MNRKQFAVIAVFTAMETYFFNEATMAGQMLFACFWALLILRNLQTAYMVEKIASAIEKEINKKRK
- a CDS encoding ABC transporter permease, encoding MKSEVNAKQSKFKKNIPLYVLLLPSIILLILFAYIPMAGLVIAFKDYSPATGIFGSPWAGLKYFNQFFSSFQFATTMKNTLKISIYSILVGFPLPIVLAIICNQIRVGKFKKIFQVTTYLPHFISTMVMCGMIILFLSPSSGLLANVLKLVGLKMPALLSKPGSFAGVYVWSDVWQHIGWDSIIYLAALSAIDPTFYEAATMDGASRLQKIRHIDLPLLLPTAMILLILRAGSLLSVGFEKVLLLQNPLNLAGSEIISTYVYKVGMINFQYSYSTAIGLFNTLVNLIILLSVNWFAKRYTKTGLF
- a CDS encoding DUF1720 domain-containing protein, encoding MNQNDWVEYFEAINGRKPSMQEFQEAREKGEFVVERKETPTPITEAQVPAQEAPVAPSAPLSQEQTGFVQPQPSAKTLQPVPRPKKLTFSFNKQTKIGVAVAGLVAVIALAWFFFFSGGPSLDGVWLRNTDSSPVTYELSGKKQKVNGGETIKKVLKGNEAKKEFNTALSLLNATDLHSLADVDKKFNLKTTEIVVIKSGGNTRYNLLQKDGSNIILRNDLFDLKTYKSYKGNFEDNLVYHKVETPKAMVGKWKNVTEGDNTTVQISDHGIISDKYYDNKAYAFYSLADQEKYDGDTTSKEEIEHTFDVIQEAVKSEGYQVKSAKEVYIQANSNYCFVPVNGGKNILVLRGGNEFAAKLEKVK
- a CDS encoding carbohydrate ABC transporter permease, with the protein product MKLFQHARKTKSEILFDIFIYGLAICLILLIVYPLWFVIIASFSNPSDVATGKVWFIPREWRLDGYQRLIEQPLFLKSYLNTILYTVVGTIVALVINIPAGYALSRKDLFAKKWVSVFFIVPMFVSGGLIPIYLTVKQLGLVDTFWVMVVPFAVSPYNIVVARTFFNNSIPEGMWEAAQIDGCGTIHYFRKIVLPLSKAIIAVIGLWTAVGIWNSWFNALIYLTNENLQPLQLILRRLLISNQMLQSQATGEVASDLRIKADMMKYAAIVISTAPIMMLYPFVQKYFNQGVMIGALKE
- the udk gene encoding uridine kinase, whose product is MQNRPIIIGVTGGSGGGKTSVSRAILANFPNEKIAMIEHDSYYKDQSHLTFEERIKTNYDHPFAFDTDLMIAQINELLAGRPVDIPTYDYAEHTRSSKTYRQEPQDVFIVEGILVLEDKRLRDLMDIKIFVDTDDDVRIIRRIKRDMEERGRSLDSVIEQYLGVVKPMYHQFIEPTKRYADVIIPEGVTNTVAIDLITTKIEKILNEAREGK